One Shewanella sp. MR-4 DNA window includes the following coding sequences:
- the hutC gene encoding histidine utilization repressor, protein MATPKFAEIKQYIIGCIESGEWEENARVPSENQLAELFVCSRMTARRALTELTDNGVLERSQGLGTFVAGRKSQSSMLAIRNIADEIKDRGHGYSVQQLALKQVNATAPIAIALALELGSPVFHSVLVHCEQGVPLQVEERYVNPAFAPDYLAQDFSEQTPHEYLSQVAPLTEAHHTIEAIIASSELQQRLAIPATEPCLQISRRTWSRQGVVSFAKLVHPGSRFKLGGHLTFNK, encoded by the coding sequence TTGGCTACGCCTAAGTTTGCAGAAATTAAGCAATATATCATTGGCTGTATCGAGTCTGGTGAGTGGGAAGAAAATGCCCGTGTCCCCTCGGAAAATCAGCTAGCCGAACTGTTTGTCTGTAGCCGTATGACGGCGCGTCGCGCCTTGACCGAGCTGACAGACAACGGCGTGCTTGAGCGTTCGCAGGGGCTGGGCACCTTTGTGGCCGGGCGAAAGTCGCAATCCTCGATGTTGGCAATCCGCAACATTGCCGACGAAATCAAAGACCGTGGTCATGGTTACAGTGTGCAGCAGTTAGCACTTAAACAAGTGAATGCCACCGCGCCTATCGCCATCGCACTGGCGCTGGAGCTCGGAAGTCCGGTGTTTCATTCGGTGTTAGTGCATTGCGAGCAGGGCGTGCCGCTCCAAGTCGAGGAGCGTTATGTGAATCCTGCCTTTGCGCCCGACTATTTGGCGCAGGACTTTAGCGAGCAGACGCCCCATGAGTACCTGTCGCAGGTGGCTCCGCTGACCGAGGCGCACCACACCATCGAAGCCATTATCGCCAGTAGCGAATTGCAGCAGAGGTTAGCCATTCCGGCGACTGAACCCTGTTTACAGATTTCACGCCGCACTTGGTCGCGCCAAGGGGTGGTGAGTTTTGCCAAATTAGTACACCCGGGGAGCCGCTTTAAGCTCGGCGGACACCTGACATTCAATAAATAG
- the hutH gene encoding histidine ammonia-lyase: MKSVNHLVLTPGSLSLAQLREISRHKLTLELAPEAINDINTSAQIVQKVLDEGRTVYGINTGFGLLANTKIAPEDLQLLQRSIVLSHAAGTGQYMQDATVRLMMVLKINSLSRGFSGIRLEVINFLISLVNAEVYPCVPEKGSVGASGDLAPLAHMCLPLLGEGEMSYQGQIISAAEGLEIAGLKPIDLAAKEGLALLNGTQASTALALEGLFHAEDLFAASSVIGAMSVEAAMGSRSPFDPRIHAARGQKGQIDAAMVFRHLLGEESEISLSHINCEKVQDPYSLRCQPQVLGACLTQIRQAAEVLGTEANGVTDNPLVFQDTGDIISGGNFHAEPVAMAADNLAIAIAELGAIAERRIALLIDSSLSKLPPFLVKNGGVNSGFMIAQVTAAALASENKTYAHPASVDSLPTSANQEDHVSMATFAARRLRDMSENTRGVLAVELLAAAQGLDFRAPLMPSKAVAQAKAELREVVAYYDKDRYFAPDIDAATDLLYTASFNAYLPQGVLPSL, from the coding sequence ATGAAATCAGTCAATCATTTAGTATTAACGCCCGGCAGTTTAAGTCTGGCGCAATTGCGTGAAATCAGCCGCCATAAGCTGACACTCGAACTGGCGCCAGAGGCGATAAACGATATCAACACCAGCGCGCAAATCGTGCAAAAGGTGTTGGATGAAGGTCGCACCGTTTACGGCATCAACACGGGTTTTGGTCTGCTGGCCAACACTAAGATTGCCCCGGAAGATCTGCAATTACTGCAACGCTCTATCGTGTTATCCCACGCTGCGGGCACGGGCCAATACATGCAGGACGCGACCGTGCGCCTGATGATGGTGTTAAAGATCAACTCCTTAAGCCGTGGCTTCTCGGGTATCCGTTTAGAAGTGATTAATTTCCTTATCAGCCTAGTGAACGCCGAGGTTTATCCTTGTGTGCCTGAAAAAGGTTCTGTGGGCGCCTCTGGCGACTTAGCGCCGTTAGCCCATATGTGTTTGCCGCTGTTGGGTGAAGGCGAGATGAGCTATCAAGGTCAGATTATTTCGGCCGCCGAAGGCTTAGAAATCGCCGGCCTCAAGCCTATCGATTTAGCCGCGAAGGAAGGCTTAGCCCTGCTCAACGGTACTCAGGCTTCTACTGCTCTGGCGTTGGAAGGTCTGTTCCACGCTGAAGACTTGTTTGCTGCAAGCTCAGTGATTGGCGCCATGAGCGTCGAGGCAGCCATGGGTAGTCGCAGTCCGTTTGACCCACGCATCCATGCGGCTCGTGGTCAGAAAGGACAAATCGATGCGGCCATGGTGTTCCGTCATCTGTTGGGCGAAGAGTCTGAAATCAGCTTAAGCCACATCAACTGCGAGAAGGTGCAAGATCCTTACTCACTGCGCTGCCAACCACAGGTATTAGGTGCGTGCTTGACCCAAATCCGCCAAGCGGCCGAGGTGTTAGGCACAGAAGCCAACGGTGTGACCGATAACCCGCTGGTATTTCAAGATACTGGCGATATTATCTCCGGTGGTAACTTCCACGCCGAGCCCGTTGCTATGGCAGCCGATAATTTGGCGATTGCGATTGCCGAATTAGGCGCGATTGCAGAGCGTCGTATCGCGCTGCTTATCGACTCTAGCCTATCTAAACTGCCACCTTTCCTGGTTAAAAATGGCGGGGTGAACTCGGGCTTTATGATCGCCCAAGTGACGGCGGCGGCATTGGCCTCTGAAAACAAAACCTACGCCCATCCAGCATCGGTCGACAGTTTACCGACCTCGGCCAACCAAGAAGACCATGTGTCTATGGCGACCTTTGCGGCGCGCCGTTTACGGGATATGAGCGAAAACACCCGTGGCGTGTTAGCTGTTGAGTTATTGGCGGCCGCCCAAGGCTTGGATTTCCGCGCGCCATTAATGCCAAGCAAAGCAGTGGCGCAGGCGAAGGCCGAGCTACGCGAAGTGGTTGCCTACTATGATAAAGACAGATACTTTGCGCCGGATATCGATGCGGCAACGGATCTGCTTTATACCGCCAGCTTCAATGCTTACTTGCCCCAAGGCGTATTGCCGAGTCTGTAA
- the fdxH gene encoding formate dehydrogenase subunit beta: MATQDIIQRSGTSQATPPAQARVGGVKQIAKLFDATKCNGCKACQVACSEWNDLREEVGSFQGTYQNPASLSPECWTLMKYNEIEDQGKLRWQFTHSACMHCADPACLKACSTSGAIVQHANGTVDFDSDKCIGCGYCACACPFDIPKISAVDNKAYKCTMCSDRLAVGLEPSCVKSCTTGALRFGTREDMLFYSEKRVNELKERGFAKAGLYNPEGVGGTGMLMILHDVTQPETYEMPKDPQIPLSVTLWQDWVKPLGTVGLLATAAVACLHKITVGRNIVEEDQPGYQPPEDKAQAEEEAKK; the protein is encoded by the coding sequence ATGGCGACTCAAGATATCATTCAACGTTCCGGCACTTCGCAAGCGACTCCGCCTGCACAGGCGAGAGTCGGTGGCGTGAAGCAAATTGCGAAGCTGTTTGACGCGACTAAGTGTAATGGTTGTAAAGCCTGTCAGGTCGCTTGTTCTGAATGGAATGACCTGCGTGAAGAAGTGGGTTCGTTCCAAGGGACTTATCAAAACCCAGCATCTCTGTCGCCAGAGTGCTGGACCCTGATGAAGTACAACGAGATCGAAGACCAAGGCAAATTACGTTGGCAGTTTACCCACAGTGCCTGTATGCACTGTGCGGATCCCGCCTGCTTGAAAGCCTGTTCTACCTCTGGCGCGATTGTTCAACATGCCAATGGCACTGTGGATTTCGATTCGGACAAATGTATTGGCTGTGGTTATTGTGCCTGTGCCTGTCCATTCGATATCCCGAAGATCAGCGCCGTCGACAACAAAGCCTACAAGTGCACTATGTGCTCTGACCGCTTGGCTGTTGGGCTGGAGCCTTCCTGCGTGAAGTCTTGTACCACGGGTGCACTGCGTTTTGGCACGCGCGAAGACATGCTGTTCTATTCAGAAAAGCGTGTTAACGAGCTGAAAGAACGTGGTTTTGCTAAGGCGGGACTCTACAACCCTGAGGGCGTAGGTGGCACAGGCATGCTGATGATATTGCACGATGTCACTCAGCCTGAAACCTACGAAATGCCAAAGGATCCGCAAATCCCATTGTCTGTCACCCTGTGGCAGGACTGGGTGAAACCACTAGGTACTGTCGGACTTCTCGCAACGGCGGCTGTGGCCTGCCTGCATAAGATCACCGTCGGTCGCAACATAGTGGAAGAGGACCAACCCGGCTATCAGCCGCCAGAGGACAAGGCGCAAGCGGAAGAGGAGGCCAAGAAATGA
- the selA gene encoding L-seryl-tRNA(Sec) selenium transferase, whose product MMTQVPDTPQALYRALPSMDSLLADAILAPLLQSYGKAAVKAALDSQLRTARELIAQERRLPAWCANPSLLNGYLVDQLSKDYSHSLKPVWNLTGTILHTNLGRAQQSEAAIRAVTSVMRYPTPLEFELAAGERGHRDNAISGLIQRLTGAEACCVVNNNAAAVLLMLSAVAAGKEVIVSRGELVEIGGAFRIPDIMRQAGCTLVEVGSTNRTHLKDYEQAITENTAAIMKVHTSNYHISGFTASVDEARLGQLCRERGVALISDLGSGSLTDLRRFGLKQEPTPQAMLADGVDLVSFSGDKLLGGPQSGLIVGKQALINKLQSHPLKRALRCDKLILAALEATLIHYLNPESLDRELPIMAKFARSQAELRQIGERLQRALAPLFAPSYGIELVECQTQVGSGSQPDTFLPSIALCFNAQEGGSLTLLEQHFKQAQRPVIGRMTQDQLRLDLRGIDDEAELLAELSTLGVQL is encoded by the coding sequence ATGATGACCCAAGTACCCGATACACCCCAAGCCCTGTACCGAGCGCTGCCGTCGATGGACAGTCTGCTCGCCGATGCGATATTGGCGCCTCTGCTGCAAAGCTATGGTAAAGCGGCGGTAAAAGCGGCGCTGGATAGCCAGTTACGCACGGCGCGTGAGCTGATTGCCCAGGAGCGACGTTTACCCGCTTGGTGTGCTAACCCGTCATTATTGAACGGATATTTGGTTGATCAATTGTCTAAGGACTATAGCCATAGTCTAAAACCCGTGTGGAACCTCACGGGAACTATCCTGCATACCAATCTTGGTCGCGCCCAGCAGTCTGAGGCGGCCATTCGGGCGGTGACCTCTGTGATGCGTTATCCGACGCCGCTGGAATTTGAGTTGGCAGCGGGTGAGCGCGGCCATCGGGATAATGCTATTAGTGGGTTAATCCAACGCTTAACAGGGGCAGAGGCCTGCTGCGTGGTGAATAACAACGCCGCCGCTGTGTTGCTGATGTTGTCGGCGGTGGCCGCGGGTAAAGAAGTGATCGTCTCCCGCGGCGAGCTGGTGGAAATCGGCGGTGCCTTTCGCATTCCTGACATTATGCGCCAAGCGGGTTGTACCTTAGTGGAAGTCGGCAGCACTAATCGTACTCACCTCAAGGACTATGAGCAGGCGATCACCGAAAATACCGCCGCCATTATGAAGGTGCACACCAGCAACTACCATATCAGTGGCTTTACCGCTTCGGTGGATGAGGCCAGATTAGGCCAACTCTGCCGCGAGCGTGGGGTCGCGCTGATCTCGGATCTTGGCAGTGGTTCACTCACCGACTTACGCCGTTTTGGCCTTAAACAAGAGCCGACGCCCCAAGCCATGTTGGCGGATGGGGTCGATCTGGTCAGCTTCTCCGGCGATAAACTCCTCGGCGGCCCGCAATCGGGTTTGATTGTCGGCAAACAGGCGCTAATTAATAAGCTTCAAAGCCATCCGCTCAAGCGTGCATTGCGTTGCGACAAGCTGATTCTCGCGGCGCTTGAGGCGACGCTGATCCACTATCTCAACCCAGAATCCTTGGATCGGGAACTGCCGATTATGGCCAAATTTGCCCGCAGTCAAGCAGAGTTACGCCAAATTGGTGAGCGCCTGCAGCGCGCCTTAGCGCCACTGTTTGCCCCGAGTTATGGCATCGAGCTAGTGGAGTGCCAAACTCAAGTCGGTAGCGGCTCGCAGCCCGATACCTTTTTGCCCTCAATCGCCCTGTGCTTTAACGCGCAAGAGGGTGGCAGTCTAACGCTGCTCGAGCAGCATTTTAAGCAGGCGCAGCGGCCTGTGATTGGCCGTATGACCCAAGATCAACTTCGTCTCGATTTGCGCGGTATCGATGATGAGGCCGAATTGTTAGCCGAACTCAGCACCTTAGGTGTGCAGCTATGA
- the fdnG gene encoding formate dehydrogenase-N subunit alpha, whose protein sequence is MNRRQFFKLCAAGAATSAISALGLMSEKAYAAVREFKLIGAKETRNNCPYCSVGCGLLMYSQGSGGKNSEHAIFHIEGDADHPVNRGALCSKGAGLVDYVNSPHRLQYPEYRAPGSNKWERISWHDAFKRIARLMKDDRDANLIEKNADGVTVNRWLTTGMMTSSGMANESGLATQKFARALGLVAIDTIARNUHSPTVASLAPTFGRGAMTNHWIDIKNSNVVIIMGGNAAEAHPVGFGWVTEAMQHNNAKLIVVDPRFNRSASLADHYAPIRSGTDIAFLLGVIRYLISTNQVNFDYVKAYTNASYLVRDDFDFHDGLFSGFDEAKGEYNKESWFYQLDEDGYAKVDETLEHPRCVWNLLKQHVERYDFATVSNITGTPTADYQVVCDAIASTHTKDRVATFMYALGWTHHSKGAQNIRSMAMIQLLLGNIGQLGGGVNALRGHANVQGSTDMGLLAQSLPGYLKLPNDKEPTLAAHLAANTPKPLRPGQTNYWQNYPKFYVSLLKAFWGENATPENEFGYQWLPKWDQMYDFGKHLDMMYRGKVNGCIVQGVNAINSMPNRNKNIKALSNLKYLVVLDNLSSETATFWQNEPGFNEVDTASIQTEVFRLPATVFAEEEGSIVNSGRWMQWHYKGANPPGEAMSDSEIVSGLLQELKHLYREEGGKLPEPIEAINWNYIDPHNPSSIELTKELNGYDVATKRQISSFAELKADGSTASACWIYAGSWTEAGNQMARRDNHDPSGKGITPGWAFAWPLNRRVLYNRASCDVNGKPWDEHRKIVEWKDGKWEGIDVPDFNAKLNPQESAHPFIMQAEGVGRFFALKLLKEGPFPEHYEPVESPIGTNPLHPNVVHSPVLRWFEGVKDTIGTKEEYPYACTTYSLTEHFNFWTTHCRLAAIAMPETFVEMNEQLAAEKGIKNGDWVKVSSKRGHILTKALVTKRMRPLQVNGQTVHTLGIPRHGSHNALTRKAYSCNVLTTEMGDANTGVPEYKAFLVNVEKAEV, encoded by the coding sequence ATGAACAGACGCCAGTTTTTTAAACTGTGTGCGGCCGGAGCGGCAACCTCAGCGATTTCAGCGCTGGGATTGATGTCCGAAAAGGCCTATGCAGCAGTGCGAGAGTTTAAGCTGATCGGAGCCAAAGAAACCCGTAACAACTGTCCGTATTGCTCGGTCGGTTGTGGCCTGCTGATGTACAGCCAAGGCAGTGGGGGCAAAAACTCTGAGCATGCTATTTTCCATATCGAGGGTGATGCCGATCATCCAGTAAACCGAGGTGCATTGTGCTCTAAGGGTGCAGGCCTTGTGGATTATGTTAACAGTCCACACCGTTTACAGTATCCAGAATATCGCGCCCCCGGCAGCAACAAGTGGGAACGGATCAGCTGGCATGATGCCTTTAAACGTATTGCTCGTTTAATGAAAGATGACCGTGATGCGAACCTAATTGAGAAAAACGCCGATGGCGTAACGGTTAACCGTTGGTTAACCACAGGGATGATGACCTCATCCGGTATGGCCAATGAAAGTGGCTTAGCGACACAAAAATTTGCGCGCGCTTTAGGCCTAGTGGCTATCGATACTATTGCACGTAACTGACACTCCCCAACGGTAGCAAGTCTTGCTCCAACATTTGGGCGCGGTGCCATGACCAACCACTGGATCGATATTAAAAATTCTAACGTAGTGATTATTATGGGCGGTAATGCCGCAGAGGCTCACCCTGTCGGATTCGGCTGGGTTACAGAAGCTATGCAGCATAACAATGCTAAGTTGATTGTGGTTGATCCACGTTTCAACCGCAGTGCGTCATTGGCAGATCACTATGCCCCAATCCGCTCAGGAACTGACATAGCATTCCTTCTGGGTGTGATTCGCTATTTGATTTCGACCAATCAAGTTAACTTCGATTATGTGAAAGCCTATACCAACGCCAGCTATCTGGTGCGGGATGATTTTGACTTCCATGACGGCCTATTCTCAGGCTTTGATGAAGCAAAAGGCGAGTACAACAAAGAATCCTGGTTCTACCAACTCGACGAAGACGGCTATGCCAAAGTGGATGAAACACTTGAGCACCCGCGTTGTGTGTGGAACTTACTCAAACAACACGTAGAACGTTATGATTTTGCAACGGTAAGTAATATCACTGGTACGCCAACAGCGGACTACCAAGTGGTATGTGACGCCATTGCGAGCACTCATACTAAAGATCGTGTGGCAACCTTTATGTATGCGCTGGGCTGGACCCACCATAGTAAAGGTGCGCAGAACATCCGTTCTATGGCGATGATCCAGTTATTACTGGGCAACATTGGTCAGTTAGGCGGTGGTGTTAACGCATTGCGTGGTCACGCCAACGTTCAAGGTTCAACCGACATGGGGCTACTGGCTCAAAGTTTACCCGGTTACCTTAAACTGCCAAACGATAAAGAACCAACCTTAGCGGCTCACTTGGCGGCGAATACGCCTAAGCCATTGCGCCCAGGCCAAACCAACTACTGGCAAAACTATCCGAAGTTTTATGTGTCCCTGCTTAAAGCCTTCTGGGGTGAAAACGCGACGCCTGAAAACGAGTTCGGTTATCAGTGGTTACCTAAGTGGGATCAGATGTATGACTTCGGTAAGCATCTGGACATGATGTACCGTGGCAAAGTGAACGGTTGCATCGTGCAAGGGGTTAACGCCATTAACTCCATGCCTAACCGTAACAAGAACATCAAGGCGCTGAGTAACCTTAAGTACTTAGTGGTGCTTGATAACTTGTCATCGGAAACCGCCACCTTCTGGCAAAACGAACCCGGTTTTAACGAGGTCGATACCGCCAGTATTCAAACCGAGGTCTTCCGCCTACCTGCGACCGTGTTCGCAGAGGAAGAAGGTTCGATCGTTAACTCTGGCCGCTGGATGCAATGGCACTATAAAGGCGCTAATCCTCCAGGCGAAGCAATGTCGGACTCAGAGATTGTCTCTGGTCTGCTGCAGGAGCTAAAACACCTCTATCGCGAAGAGGGTGGCAAACTGCCTGAACCCATTGAAGCGATTAACTGGAACTATATCGATCCGCACAACCCAAGCTCTATCGAACTGACGAAAGAGTTAAATGGTTACGATGTCGCGACTAAGCGTCAGATCAGCAGCTTTGCTGAACTGAAGGCCGATGGTAGTACCGCGAGTGCCTGTTGGATTTACGCGGGGTCTTGGACCGAAGCCGGTAACCAAATGGCTCGCCGCGATAACCATGACCCATCGGGTAAAGGTATTACGCCGGGCTGGGCCTTCGCATGGCCGCTCAACCGCCGCGTCCTCTACAACCGTGCCTCTTGTGATGTGAACGGTAAACCTTGGGATGAGCACCGTAAGATTGTTGAGTGGAAAGACGGCAAGTGGGAAGGGATAGACGTGCCCGACTTCAATGCCAAGTTGAATCCACAGGAAAGTGCGCATCCTTTCATTATGCAGGCTGAAGGCGTAGGTCGTTTCTTCGCGCTCAAACTGCTTAAAGAGGGACCCTTCCCAGAGCATTACGAGCCTGTCGAATCGCCCATCGGCACCAACCCACTGCATCCCAATGTGGTGCACAGCCCTGTGCTGCGTTGGTTCGAAGGGGTGAAAGACACCATAGGTACTAAAGAGGAATATCCCTACGCCTGTACCACTTACTCACTTACAGAACACTTTAACTTCTGGACGACACACTGCCGTTTAGCGGCGATTGCCATGCCAGAGACCTTTGTGGAAATGAATGAGCAATTGGCGGCAGAAAAAGGCATTAAGAATGGCGATTGGGTGAAAGTGAGCTCGAAACGTGGCCACATTCTCACCAAAGCCTTAGTGACTAAGCGTATGCGCCCATTGCAGGTCAATGGTCAAACGGTACACACACTCGGTATCCCACGTCACGGCAGCCATAACGCGCTAACACGTAAGGCCTATAGCTGTAACGTCCTTACCACTGAGATGGGGGATGCCAACACGGGTGTGCCTGAGTACAAAGCGTTCCTCGTGAATGTTGAAAAGGCGGAGGTCTGA
- the hutU gene encoding urocanate hydratase, which produces MDKRHDPSRRIIAPHGSQLSCKSWLTEAPMRMLMNNLHPDVAERPEDLVVYGGIGRAARDWDCYDKIIEVLKRLEDDETLMVQSGKPVGVFRTHADAPRVLIANSNLVPHWANWEHFNELDKQGLAMYGQMTAGSWIYIGTQGIVQGTYETFVAVAKQHFGGVAAGKWILTGGLGGMGGAQTLAGTMAGFSVLACEVDETRIDFRLRTRYVDKKATSLDEALAMINDANASGKPVSVGLLANAADIFAELVKRGITPDVVTDQTSAHDPLNGYLPQGWTMAQAADMRKTDEAAVVKAAKASMAVQVQAMLDLQAAGAATLDYGNNIRQMAFETGVKNAFDFPGFVPAYIRPLFCEGIGPFRWVALSGDPEDIYKTDAKVKELIPDNPHLHNWLDMARERIAFQGLPARICWVGLKDRARLAQAFNEMVKNGELSAPIVIGRDHLDSGSVASPNRETESMMDGSDAVSDWPLLNALLNTASGATWVSLHHGGGVGMGFSQHSGVVIVCDGTEAAAKRVGRVLWNDPATGVMRHADAGYEIAKNCAKEQGLDLPMLKD; this is translated from the coding sequence ATGGACAAGCGACACGACCCAAGCCGCCGCATTATTGCGCCCCATGGTAGCCAATTAAGCTGCAAAAGCTGGTTAACCGAAGCGCCAATGCGCATGTTAATGAACAACTTACATCCAGATGTGGCCGAGCGCCCAGAGGATTTAGTGGTTTACGGTGGTATCGGCCGCGCGGCCCGCGACTGGGACTGCTACGACAAGATTATCGAAGTACTAAAACGCCTCGAAGACGACGAAACCTTAATGGTGCAATCGGGTAAACCTGTGGGCGTATTCCGTACCCACGCCGATGCTCCGCGCGTGCTGATTGCTAACTCTAACCTAGTGCCACATTGGGCAAACTGGGAACACTTCAACGAGTTAGATAAGCAAGGTCTGGCGATGTATGGCCAGATGACTGCGGGTTCGTGGATTTATATCGGGACTCAGGGCATTGTCCAAGGTACCTACGAAACCTTCGTTGCCGTGGCAAAACAACACTTTGGCGGTGTGGCTGCCGGTAAGTGGATCCTCACCGGTGGTTTAGGTGGTATGGGCGGCGCGCAAACGCTGGCCGGTACTATGGCTGGCTTCTCTGTGCTTGCCTGTGAAGTCGATGAAACCCGTATCGATTTTCGTCTGCGTACCCGTTATGTGGATAAAAAGGCCACTTCATTAGACGAAGCCTTGGCTATGATCAACGACGCCAATGCCTCGGGCAAACCCGTATCTGTGGGCCTGCTGGCTAACGCCGCCGATATCTTTGCCGAATTGGTGAAGCGTGGCATTACTCCTGATGTTGTCACCGACCAAACCTCTGCCCACGATCCGCTGAACGGCTATTTGCCACAGGGCTGGACCATGGCGCAAGCGGCTGACATGCGTAAAACCGATGAAGCCGCCGTCGTTAAAGCGGCTAAAGCCTCAATGGCGGTACAGGTGCAAGCCATGCTGGATCTGCAAGCGGCAGGCGCGGCGACCTTAGACTATGGTAACAACATTCGCCAAATGGCCTTCGAAACTGGCGTTAAAAACGCGTTCGATTTCCCTGGTTTTGTGCCTGCTTATATTCGCCCACTCTTCTGCGAAGGTATCGGCCCGTTCCGTTGGGTAGCCCTGTCTGGCGATCCTGAGGATATCTACAAGACCGACGCCAAAGTGAAGGAGCTGATCCCCGACAATCCTCATTTGCACAACTGGTTAGATATGGCCCGTGAACGTATCGCCTTCCAAGGTCTACCTGCGCGTATCTGCTGGGTGGGCCTAAAGGACCGTGCGCGTTTAGCCCAAGCCTTTAACGAGATGGTGAAAAACGGCGAGCTGTCGGCGCCCATCGTCATTGGTCGTGACCACTTAGACTCAGGCTCAGTCGCCAGCCCTAACCGTGAAACCGAATCTATGATGGACGGTTCAGACGCAGTATCTGACTGGCCATTACTGAACGCTCTGCTAAACACTGCCAGCGGCGCGACTTGGGTGTCGCTGCACCACGGCGGTGGCGTAGGCATGGGCTTTAGCCAACACTCGGGTGTAGTGATCGTGTGTGACGGTACTGAGGCCGCCGCTAAACGTGTTGGCCGCGTACTGTGGAACGACCCTGCGACAGGCGTGATGCGCCATGCGGATGCGGGTTACGAGATCGCGAAAAACTGCGCAAAAGAGCAGGGCTTAGATCTGCCCATGCTTAAAGACTAG
- the fdhE gene encoding formate dehydrogenase accessory protein FdhE — MSHTAEIPMVPGSESPLELKPLKAVDPKTVYHRRAQRLLSLAKDSPLADYFELCRRVVAIQARLAAEADFGQLLAWGKDEAIPLSHLGSEADSYWQGLLQQLLSDLLPQVDEDMARVLRLLMQQSPEQLTSWGSALRQGHMSEVPARFSLFIWAAMGVYWSHWAPMVIKRIDQRKVVQQNLCPICGCHPVASVIVDQPRAGLRYLHCSLCESEWHYIRAHCTSCGQDKGTTLWSFDDAKAQVRIESCDECHGYTKMLFVEKSPLMDVAADDLATLMLDSELNAKGFGATTVNPLLLAHETEQ, encoded by the coding sequence ATGAGTCATACAGCCGAGATACCTATGGTCCCCGGCAGCGAATCGCCGCTGGAGCTTAAACCCTTAAAGGCGGTGGACCCTAAAACTGTGTATCACAGACGGGCGCAGCGTTTGTTGTCGTTGGCTAAGGACTCGCCGCTGGCCGACTACTTTGAGCTATGCCGCCGTGTGGTTGCGATTCAGGCCAGATTGGCGGCGGAGGCTGACTTCGGTCAGCTTCTCGCTTGGGGGAAAGATGAAGCGATTCCGCTTTCCCACTTGGGTTCAGAGGCAGATAGCTACTGGCAAGGACTGCTACAACAATTGTTAAGCGATCTGCTGCCGCAGGTGGATGAGGATATGGCGCGAGTGCTGCGTTTATTGATGCAGCAATCTCCTGAACAACTCACCTCCTGGGGCAGTGCATTGCGTCAGGGACATATGAGCGAAGTGCCCGCGCGCTTCAGTTTGTTTATCTGGGCGGCGATGGGGGTCTACTGGTCCCATTGGGCACCTATGGTGATTAAACGGATCGATCAACGCAAAGTCGTGCAGCAGAACCTATGCCCGATTTGCGGGTGTCATCCCGTGGCGAGCGTGATCGTCGACCAGCCGCGAGCGGGTCTGCGTTATCTGCATTGCAGTTTGTGTGAGAGCGAATGGCATTACATTCGCGCCCACTGCACTAGCTGTGGTCAGGATAAAGGGACGACGCTCTGGTCATTCGATGATGCTAAGGCGCAGGTGCGCATCGAGAGCTGCGACGAATGCCATGGTTACACCAAGATGCTGTTCGTCGAAAAGTCACCGCTGATGGATGTAGCGGCCGACGACTTAGCGACCCTGATGCTCGACAGTGAGCTAAATGCCAAGGGCTTTGGAGCGACCACGGTCAATCCATTGCTACTGGCCCACGAAACTGAGCAATAA
- a CDS encoding formate dehydrogenase subunit gamma, with protein MSKHNKQEMVVRHKLFDRICHWFIVAVGLVTFLTGFSFFYPSFQWLGAIAGTPQLAKFIHPIAGLMMCLPLMLMLVRYYHHNKWEKHDLAWMLAIKDVMFENEDKIPPIGHYNPGQKVLFRAFVLTSITLTVTGFIMWQPYFAPYFSATVVGWAIVLHAICALIMLMFVMVHFWMATWVEGSITGMLYGKVSKAWCRKHHPLMLDEHSDVEKH; from the coding sequence ATGAGCAAGCATAACAAGCAAGAAATGGTAGTGCGTCACAAACTGTTCGACCGCATCTGTCATTGGTTCATTGTGGCTGTGGGGCTAGTCACCTTTCTGACGGGCTTTTCCTTCTTCTATCCCTCCTTCCAATGGTTGGGCGCGATAGCGGGCACACCGCAATTGGCGAAGTTTATTCACCCAATTGCTGGCCTGATGATGTGTTTACCGCTGATGTTGATGTTGGTGCGTTATTACCACCACAACAAATGGGAAAAACACGATCTGGCTTGGATGCTCGCCATCAAGGACGTGATGTTCGAGAACGAGGACAAAATCCCGCCTATCGGCCATTACAACCCAGGCCAAAAAGTGCTGTTCCGTGCCTTTGTGCTGACTTCCATCACCTTAACCGTGACGGGATTCATCATGTGGCAACCCTACTTTGCACCTTACTTCTCGGCCACTGTGGTGGGCTGGGCGATCGTGCTGCACGCCATTTGTGCCTTGATCATGCTGATGTTTGTGATGGTGCACTTTTGGATGGCGACCTGGGTGGAAGGTTCTATCACAGGCATGCTTTACGGCAAGGTCTCTAAGGCTTGGTGCCGTAAACATCATCCGCTGATGTTGGATGAACATTCGGACGTGGAGAAACATTAA